In Deltaproteobacteria bacterium, one DNA window encodes the following:
- a CDS encoding glycosyltransferase family 4 protein, with translation MARDGAGAAVLNLLFLIDGARIEVGEAQVLRLASALRSRGHGVVIGASGRSAVDEIASRGHTAVRVPGWPNLPGAVAAIARACREHSIDLIDAHSPQLLLPAAIARGLRRTRSALVATLDRVPSRKGTGFERFVLERLPDQVLFTSLADRDQLAELWGRAIGQVVHYGIELPRPGATEPIDLEAKLGVPRDARVIGVVGTLAPEKAVGDAIAALVRLPEDVCLCIVGDGPEENALRAEVHRRSLERRVFFAGPSAEPDRFLVSFCALVLPSRHERLPAGLLRAGALSIPVVAADVGGVREVVVPRETGVLYPTGDVDGLVRAIRGMLEDPSRAAALGCAARQRIASVFGLERWAAETEALFEHVARRD, from the coding sequence GTGGCGCGCGACGGGGCTGGGGCTGCGGTTCTGAACCTTCTGTTTCTGATCGACGGTGCGCGAATCGAGGTGGGCGAGGCGCAGGTTCTCCGCCTTGCCAGCGCCTTGCGCTCGCGCGGGCACGGCGTGGTGATCGGGGCGTCCGGACGCTCGGCCGTCGACGAGATCGCGTCGCGGGGCCACACGGCGGTGCGCGTTCCCGGATGGCCGAATCTGCCCGGAGCCGTTGCGGCCATCGCGCGCGCCTGCCGCGAGCACTCGATCGATCTGATCGACGCGCACTCGCCGCAGCTGCTTCTGCCCGCCGCCATCGCGCGCGGGCTGCGCCGGACCCGCTCCGCGCTCGTCGCGACGCTGGATCGGGTTCCGAGCCGGAAGGGCACGGGCTTCGAGCGCTTCGTGCTCGAGCGTCTGCCGGACCAGGTGCTGTTCACGTCGCTCGCCGATCGTGACCAGCTCGCCGAGCTCTGGGGGCGCGCGATCGGTCAGGTGGTCCACTACGGCATCGAGCTGCCGCGACCGGGCGCGACCGAGCCGATCGACCTCGAGGCGAAGCTCGGCGTGCCGCGCGACGCGCGCGTGATCGGCGTGGTCGGGACGCTCGCGCCGGAGAAGGCCGTCGGTGACGCGATCGCCGCGCTCGTGCGCCTGCCCGAGGACGTCTGCCTGTGCATCGTCGGCGACGGGCCCGAGGAGAACGCGCTTCGCGCCGAGGTGCACCGCCGGAGCCTGGAGCGGCGCGTGTTCTTCGCGGGGCCGAGCGCAGAGCCCGATCGCTTCCTGGTCAGCTTCTGCGCGCTGGTGCTGCCGTCGCGGCACGAGCGGCTTCCCGCGGGCCTGCTCCGCGCGGGTGCACTCTCGATCCCGGTGGTCGCAGCCGACGTCGGCGGCGTTCGCGAGGTCGTCGTGCCGCGCGAGACCGGCGTGCTCTACCCGACCGGAGACGTGGACGGACTCGTGCGCGCGATTCGCGGAATGCTGGAAGATCCGTCGCGCGCAGCCGCGCTGGGCTGCGCCGCGCGCCAGCGGATCGCGTCCGTCTTCGGCCTCGAGCGCTGGGCCGCGGAGACCGAGGCGCTCTTCGAACACGTCGCACGGCGGGATTAG
- a CDS encoding class I SAM-dependent methyltransferase — translation MSMRAPWQTLRGYAERLFRRACPAQDPGELIRELLGDLRPEPRQRLVFVEAGCGPATLVLAEVARRTGARVYACDLDPRKFDELRERAGDPLDEVTFLAGDSLHGLAQIAARHERVDFALFDSVPSATHTLREFLLLEPRFGPGSRVLIDDAALPGARLLLGPRRKGRLVVPYLLASPFWSVSAHPRTGGSMVSAVLDAIGARSDASYEDPGWVDLWRAARERKLRPVPV, via the coding sequence ATGTCGATGAGAGCTCCCTGGCAGACCTTGCGCGGGTACGCCGAACGGTTGTTCAGGCGCGCCTGCCCGGCGCAGGATCCCGGCGAGCTGATTCGCGAGCTGCTCGGGGATCTGCGGCCCGAGCCGCGGCAGCGACTCGTCTTCGTCGAGGCCGGTTGTGGCCCCGCGACGCTCGTGCTGGCCGAGGTCGCGCGGCGCACCGGCGCTCGCGTCTACGCGTGCGATCTCGATCCGAGGAAGTTCGACGAGCTCCGCGAGCGCGCGGGCGACCCACTCGACGAAGTGACCTTTCTCGCCGGCGACAGTCTCCATGGCCTGGCGCAGATCGCGGCGCGGCACGAGCGGGTGGACTTCGCGCTCTTCGACTCCGTGCCCTCCGCGACGCACACGCTGCGCGAGTTCCTGCTGCTCGAGCCGCGCTTCGGGCCGGGCTCCCGCGTTCTGATCGACGACGCAGCGCTTCCGGGTGCCCGGCTGCTGCTCGGTCCGCGACGCAAGGGCCGGCTCGTCGTTCCGTACCTGCTCGCGTCTCCATTCTGGAGCGTCAGCGCGCATCCTCGCACCGGCGGTTCGATGGTTTCGGCCGTCCTCGACGCGATCGGCGCCAGGTCGGACGCGAGCTACGAGGATCCCGGCTGGGTCGATCTCTGGCGAGCGGCCCGCGAGCGGAAGCTCCGGCCGGTTCCGGTCTAG
- a CDS encoding glutathione S-transferase family protein, whose product MKLYDSSMAPNPRRVRIFLAEKGITVPTVQVDIGKAENRSPEFLARNPLGGVPVLELDDGTFLSESVAICLYFELTHPQPPLLGTDARDKAVVEMWQRRMELGLLSNTAGCFRNTHPFFKGRIPQVPEYGAVCKEAAAKQLAWLDGVLAKSRFVAGERYTIADITALVAIDFGRVSEIRILPEQKNLTRWYGEVSARPSAKA is encoded by the coding sequence ATGAAGCTCTACGACAGCTCGATGGCGCCCAACCCGCGCCGCGTGCGGATCTTCCTGGCCGAGAAGGGCATCACGGTTCCGACCGTGCAGGTCGACATCGGCAAGGCCGAGAACCGCTCGCCCGAGTTCCTGGCCAGGAATCCGCTCGGCGGAGTTCCCGTGCTCGAGCTCGACGACGGCACGTTCCTCTCCGAGTCGGTCGCGATCTGTCTCTACTTCGAGCTCACCCACCCGCAGCCTCCGCTGCTCGGCACCGACGCGCGGGACAAGGCCGTCGTCGAGATGTGGCAGCGCCGGATGGAGCTCGGGCTGCTCTCGAACACCGCGGGCTGCTTCCGCAACACGCATCCCTTCTTCAAGGGCCGGATTCCGCAGGTGCCCGAGTACGGCGCGGTGTGCAAGGAAGCAGCTGCGAAGCAGCTGGCCTGGCTCGACGGCGTCCTGGCGAAGTCGCGCTTCGTCGCTGGCGAGCGCTACACGATCGCCGACATCACCGCGCTGGTCGCGATCGACTTCGGTCGCGTCTCGGAAATCCGCATCCTGCCCGAGCAGAAGAACCTGACGCGCTGGTACGGCGAGGTCTCCGCGCGCCCGTCGGCGAAGGCCTGA
- a CDS encoding SMP-30/gluconolactonase/LRE family protein, with the protein MREIASGLLFPEGPISLEDGSVLLVEIKRGTLTRVASDGARTIVAKTGGGPNGAAIGPDGKIYLCNNGGFEWHEAGPFLLPGNQPKDYAGGSIQRVDAKSGAVETLYTKCGAHALRGPNDLVFDATGGFWFTDHGKTRERDRDRGGLYYARPDGSSIREVVYPLDSPNGVGLSPDGSRVYVAETHTGRVFWWDLSAPGQIRPHASPNGGHLLVGLPGMQLLDSLAVDAEGNVCVATIVNGGITIISPDGSRTEHVPMPDPLTTNICFGGPDLRTAFITLSATGRLVAVPWKTAGLRLAF; encoded by the coding sequence CTGCGCGAGATCGCATCCGGATTGCTCTTCCCCGAGGGGCCGATCTCGCTCGAGGACGGCAGCGTCCTGCTGGTCGAGATCAAGCGGGGGACGCTTACGCGAGTCGCGTCCGACGGGGCCAGGACGATCGTGGCCAAGACCGGAGGCGGCCCGAACGGCGCGGCAATCGGACCCGACGGGAAGATCTACCTGTGCAACAACGGCGGCTTCGAGTGGCACGAGGCGGGTCCGTTCCTGCTGCCGGGAAACCAGCCGAAGGACTACGCCGGCGGCTCGATCCAGCGCGTCGACGCGAAGAGCGGCGCCGTCGAGACGCTCTACACGAAGTGCGGAGCGCATGCGCTGCGCGGGCCGAACGACCTGGTCTTCGACGCGACCGGCGGCTTCTGGTTCACCGACCACGGCAAGACGCGCGAGCGCGATCGCGACCGCGGCGGGCTCTACTACGCGCGGCCCGACGGCTCGAGCATCCGCGAGGTCGTCTACCCGCTCGACTCACCGAACGGCGTCGGGCTCTCCCCGGACGGCTCGCGTGTCTACGTCGCCGAGACGCACACCGGCCGGGTCTTCTGGTGGGACCTCTCCGCGCCCGGCCAGATCCGCCCGCACGCGTCGCCGAACGGCGGGCACCTGCTGGTCGGCCTGCCGGGGATGCAGCTGCTCGACTCGCTCGCCGTCGACGCGGAGGGAAACGTCTGCGTGGCGACGATCGTGAATGGCGGCATCACGATCATCTCGCCGGACGGGTCGCGGACCGAGCACGTGCCGATGCCCGACCCGCTCACCACCAACATCTGCTTCGGCGGCCCGGATCTGCGCACCGCGTTCATCACGCTCTCGGCCACGGGGCGGCTCGTCGCCGTGCCCTGGAAGACAGCGGGGCTGAGGCTCGCGTTCTAG
- a CDS encoding alpha/beta hydrolase — translation MRGEIKAKVNPAAAKPASVRLRSHRIEVAALDYGEPTPGAPSMLLIHGMRDLAWSLDSVAQHFRDRFRVVSLDLRGHGDSDHVGYYALAHFILDLRAAVRGLGLDRPVLIGHSFGGEVSAQYAGLFPEVLGALVLIEGLGPPPWEGEGSREAGVYWARSMVERLDQIDPEGRRLENVDEATRRILASHPGLEPGRARFLAEQGVRPHPAGGLRWKWDPYLVTSWGSFNFGQMEQMWSRIRVPTLAVNGARSGEFWRRDLGRSKRGGEGEAYLAPDELQRRLACFPDVECVEIPGAGHMVHFDAPDLLNAAIDAFLRRRTGS, via the coding sequence ATGAGAGGCGAAATCAAGGCGAAAGTCAACCCGGCGGCCGCGAAGCCGGCATCGGTCCGGCTGCGCAGCCACCGGATCGAGGTCGCGGCGCTCGACTACGGCGAGCCGACACCCGGAGCCCCGTCGATGCTGCTGATCCACGGCATGCGCGACCTGGCCTGGAGCCTCGACTCGGTCGCGCAGCACTTCCGCGATCGCTTCCGGGTCGTATCGCTCGATCTGCGCGGCCACGGCGACAGCGACCACGTCGGCTACTACGCGCTCGCGCACTTCATCCTCGACCTGCGCGCGGCGGTGCGCGGGCTCGGGCTCGACCGGCCGGTGCTGATCGGACACAGCTTCGGCGGCGAGGTCTCCGCGCAGTACGCGGGCCTGTTTCCCGAGGTGCTCGGCGCGCTGGTGCTGATCGAGGGCCTCGGCCCGCCGCCGTGGGAAGGCGAGGGCAGTCGCGAAGCCGGCGTGTATTGGGCGCGATCGATGGTCGAACGACTCGACCAGATCGATCCCGAGGGCCGGCGGCTCGAAAACGTGGACGAGGCCACGCGGCGCATCCTCGCCAGCCACCCCGGACTCGAGCCGGGGCGCGCGCGCTTCCTCGCCGAGCAGGGCGTGCGCCCGCACCCGGCGGGCGGACTGCGCTGGAAGTGGGACCCGTACCTGGTCACGAGCTGGGGAAGCTTCAACTTCGGCCAGATGGAGCAGATGTGGTCGCGAATCCGCGTGCCGACGCTCGCGGTGAACGGTGCTCGCTCGGGCGAGTTCTGGCGGCGCGATCTCGGCCGCTCCAAGCGCGGCGGCGAGGGCGAGGCGTACCTGGCCCCGGACGAGCTGCAGCGCCGGCTCGCCTGCTTTCCCGACGTCGAGTGCGTGGAGATCCCGGGCGCGGGGCACATGGTCCACTTCGACGCGCCGGACCTGCTGAACGCGGCGATCGACGCATTTCTGCGTCGGCGCACGGGGTCGTAA
- a CDS encoding SRPBCC family protein, with amino-acid sequence MARSTGSVTRFASTSAIASPASPTSEADARPAAPIRSPATRNGVETSASAAPAWSGPACAERTGSRSSAADATSRSARFRVVPLPSRSRYRTLRWPSMQIEVSELVPAAPEEVFARYTDHQGWVDWAGVKEVVLRQQGHPAPNGLGAIRVIRQSGMAIEEEITGFDPPKRMAYRLVAGAPIRDHSGEVRFDREGAGTRVTWKVDFRPLVPGTGGLIRRALERGLRDTLARLAKTF; translated from the coding sequence ATGGCCCGCAGCACCGGCTCGGTCACGCGGTTCGCGTCGACGAGCGCGATCGCGTCGCCCGCGAGCCCGACGAGCGAAGCCGACGCCAGGCCCGCCGCCCCGATCAGATCGCCCGCGACGCGAAATGGTGTAGAGACGAGCGCTTCGGCCGCACCGGCGTGGTCGGGCCCCGCCTGCGCCGAGCGGACCGGCAGCAGAAGCAGCGCGGCGGATGCCACGAGCCGAAGCGCTCGGTTCAGAGTCGTCCCCCTTCCGTCGCGCTCTCGATACCGCACGCTAAGATGGCCGTCCATGCAGATCGAAGTCTCGGAGCTCGTGCCGGCCGCGCCGGAGGAGGTCTTCGCGCGGTACACCGACCACCAGGGTTGGGTGGACTGGGCGGGGGTGAAGGAAGTCGTCCTGCGACAGCAGGGTCATCCCGCACCGAACGGGCTGGGCGCGATCCGCGTGATCCGACAGTCCGGCATGGCGATCGAGGAAGAGATCACGGGCTTCGATCCGCCCAAGCGCATGGCCTATCGCCTGGTCGCCGGCGCGCCGATTCGCGACCACTCGGGAGAGGTTCGCTTCGACCGCGAGGGCGCGGGGACGCGCGTGACCTGGAAGGTCGACTTCAGGCCGCTCGTTCCGGGCACCGGCGGGCTGATTCGCCGTGCGCTCGAGCGGGGCCTGCGCGACACGCTGGCGAGGCTTGCCAAGACGTTCTGA
- the fdhD gene encoding formate dehydrogenase accessory sulfurtransferase FdhD: protein MRPAPGSKRVEIVGLRDGELGTRHETIAVEEPLELRLDGGALAVAMRTPGHDVELAAGFVVTEGIVGDFGAVCAIAHCDETRNTIEIRTEPGAAGVRAPEVRHFIASSSCGICGKATLDEARRLAPALRPDGMRVGLGVLEALPDRLRAEQRLFDETGALHAAALFDSTGALLCAREDIGRHNAVDKVVGWAALESRLPLSQTILLVSGRLGFEIAQKALVAGIPVLAAISGPSSLAVELARASGMTLVAFLRGASLNVYAGAERIANPDRARV, encoded by the coding sequence GTGAGACCGGCTCCGGGAAGCAAGCGCGTCGAGATCGTCGGACTTCGCGACGGCGAGCTCGGGACCCGCCACGAGACGATCGCGGTCGAGGAGCCGCTCGAGCTGCGGCTCGACGGAGGGGCGCTCGCCGTCGCGATGCGCACGCCGGGGCACGACGTCGAGCTCGCGGCCGGGTTCGTGGTCACCGAGGGGATCGTCGGCGATTTCGGCGCGGTATGCGCGATCGCGCACTGCGACGAGACCCGCAACACGATCGAGATCCGCACCGAGCCCGGCGCAGCGGGCGTTCGCGCGCCCGAAGTCCGACACTTCATCGCGTCGTCGTCGTGCGGGATCTGCGGCAAGGCGACGCTCGACGAAGCGCGAAGGCTCGCGCCGGCTCTGCGCCCCGACGGCATGCGCGTGGGGCTCGGCGTGCTCGAAGCCCTGCCCGACCGCCTGCGCGCCGAGCAACGCCTCTTCGACGAGACCGGCGCACTGCACGCCGCCGCGCTCTTCGATTCGACCGGTGCGCTGCTCTGCGCGCGCGAGGACATCGGCCGGCACAACGCGGTGGACAAGGTCGTCGGCTGGGCCGCGCTCGAGAGCCGGTTGCCGCTCTCACAGACGATTCTTCTGGTGAGCGGGCGACTCGGCTTCGAGATCGCGCAGAAGGCGCTGGTCGCGGGCATCCCCGTGCTCGCGGCGATCTCGGGCCCGTCGAGCCTCGCCGTCGAGCTGGCGCGGGCGAGCGGCATGACGCTGGTCGCGTTCCTTCGCGGCGCGAGCCTCAACGTCTACGCGGGTGCGGAGAGAATCGCGAATCCGGATCGCGCTCGGGTATGA
- a CDS encoding enoyl-CoA hydratase (Catalyzes the reversible hydration of unsaturated fatty acyl-CoA to beta-hydroxyacyl-CoA) has protein sequence MDYQEILYSVEDHVLTLTLNRPQKLNAFTGRMMFEVLDAIDRADADDDVRAIIVTGAGRAFCAGADLSAGSGTFDARDRSADVGIEGRRDGGGRVTLRLYDCKKPLIAAINGPAVGVGVTMTLPMDIRIASTDARFGFVFARRGICLEAASSWFLPRVVGVSRALEWAYTGRVFPASEAHEAGLVRSLHAPEALLPAARELAREIAENTSAISVAVSRQLVWKMLGADHPMEAHKIDSRAIHALGQSADAHEGVASFLAKRKPEFRQRPSSDMPAFYPWWRERKFE, from the coding sequence ATGGACTATCAGGAGATCCTCTATTCGGTCGAGGACCACGTCCTCACCCTCACGCTGAACCGGCCGCAGAAGCTGAACGCATTCACCGGCCGCATGATGTTCGAGGTGCTCGACGCGATCGACCGCGCCGATGCCGACGACGACGTGCGCGCGATCATCGTGACCGGCGCGGGCCGGGCGTTCTGCGCGGGCGCGGATCTGTCGGCCGGCTCCGGCACCTTCGACGCACGCGATCGCTCGGCCGACGTCGGGATCGAGGGACGGCGCGACGGCGGGGGGCGCGTGACGCTTCGCCTCTACGACTGCAAGAAGCCGCTGATCGCGGCGATCAACGGCCCGGCCGTCGGAGTGGGCGTGACGATGACGCTGCCGATGGACATCCGGATCGCGTCCACCGACGCGCGCTTCGGCTTCGTCTTCGCGCGCCGCGGCATCTGCCTCGAGGCGGCCTCGAGCTGGTTCCTGCCGCGCGTGGTCGGAGTCTCGCGGGCGCTCGAGTGGGCCTACACCGGGCGCGTGTTTCCGGCCAGCGAGGCGCACGAAGCGGGTCTGGTGCGAAGTCTGCACGCGCCCGAGGCGCTGCTCCCGGCGGCGCGCGAGCTCGCGCGCGAGATCGCCGAGAACACCTCGGCGATCTCGGTGGCCGTCTCGCGCCAGCTGGTCTGGAAGATGCTTGGCGCGGATCATCCGATGGAGGCACACAAGATCGACTCGCGGGCGATCCACGCGCTCGGCCAGAGCGCCGACGCGCACGAGGGCGTTGCGTCGTTCCTCGCCAAGCGCAAGCCGGAGTTCCGCCAGCGGCCGAGCTCCGACATGCCCGCGTTCTACCCCTGGTGGCGAGAGCGGAAGTTCGAGTGA